AAACGTTAAGGCGGCAATGGTCATGACCCCGTAGGTGAAATATCCGGCCACCTCATCGGCGAGGGTCTGGATGGGGGCTTTGCGGGTTTGGGCGGTTTCGACCAGGTGAATAATCTGAGCCAGGGTGGTTTCGCGCCCGACGCGAGTAGCTTTGATGGCGATCGCCCCAGACTGGTTTAAGCTACCCGCCACCACTGCATCCCCCGGTTGCTTCAGCACAGGCATCGACTCGCCAGTGACCATCGATTCATCCACCGTCGTTTGTCCGGCCACCACTTCACCATCCACGGGCATTTTGTCCCCTGGCAACACTTGCAGCCAGGTGCCGACGGCCACAGTGGCAGCGGGAACCTCGGTGGCCGTAGGCGTTAACGGCGAATCCGTCCAGGTCGAGTCAATCAGTCGCGCCATCGACGGTTTGAGTGCCACCAAGGCATGGAGGGCAGAGGCGGCGCGGTGGCGTGCCTGCTGTTCGAGGGTGCGCCCCAGAAGGATGAAGCCCAGCAACATCACAGGTTCATCAAAAAAGCACTCCCATCCCAACTGCGGAACGAGCAGGGCAACGGTACTGGTGACATAGGCGGTGCCTGTTCCCAGGGCAATTAACGTATTCATATTGGGCGCATTTCGCCCCAAACTGCGCCAACCGTCCACCATAATGCTGCGACCGGGGATGCTCAGCGCTAGGGTTGCTAGCCCAAAATGAAACCAGATGGAACTCAGAACCGGAATCCGTACCCAGCCGAAATGGTCTAAATGCCCAATGGCGGACAGAACCAGGAGGACACCTGCGATCGCCACTTGCCGGAGTTGGGTCTGGCGCTCTTGTTGCTGGCGTTCTTCCCAATCCGTTGCGCGATCGCCCGTTTCGGTGTCCAGGTCTTGATGCGGTTGGGAGGGAAATCCAGCCTCCGTGAGTCGTGCTGCGATCGCCTGGGGGTCAACCTCTTCACCACACTCAACGAGCGCCATCTCCGTCACCAGGTTTACCGTTGCGGAGAGTACGCCGGGATGCTGGCACAGTTCGTTTTCAACCACTTTCACGCATCCGGCACACTTCATGCCGCCTACGTCAAGGGTAATTGAGGTCGATGATGCAACAGGGGCGATCGCAGAATCTGGAGTCACGGTCATTAGGGCACGCATTAAAGGTCTATTCTGAGCCTAGGCGAAATTGCTGCAATTGCCTACCCACCATAGCTTGAGAATATCTTGAGATTGGAGCGTGCAATTCTCGATAGAATCAAACAGTGCAAGACGAGGGCCGCTATGGACGTTATTCCCGCAATTGATCTATTAGAAGGACGGTGTGTGCGCCTATATCAGGGCGACTATGAACAGTCAGAGGTTTTTGACGAAAATCCGGTAGCCGTAGCCCAGCAGTGGGAAGCTCAAGGGGCAGCCCGGCTGCATTTGGTGGATTTGGATGGAGCAAAGGTTGGTCATCCGGTCAATTGGGCGGCCATTGAAGCCATTGTCCAGGCGGTTTCGATTCCGGTGGAAGTTGGCGGTGGACTGCGGGATTACCAAAGCGTTGCAAATTTGCTAGCTCTCGGTGTGCGTTGGGCGATTTTGGGAACGGTCGCGGTCGAGCAATCCGCCTTGGTCGAAGAACTTTGTCAAGAATTTCCAGGACAGATTATCGTCGGCATTGATGCCCGCAACGGTAAGGTTGCTACGCGGGGATGGCTGGAAACGTCCGAGGTTGATGCCATTGAACTCGCTCAGCGAATGACGGATATGGGCGTCGCTGCCATCATCTACACCGACATCCATCGCGATGGCACCCTCCAAGGTCCCAATCAGCAAGCCCTCCGTGAGTTGGCCTCTGCGATTTCAACGCCAGTGATTGCCTCCGGTGGCGTCAGTTCTCTAACCGATGTTTTGGGCTTGCTCGCCCTAGAGCCGGTGGGGGTTTCCGGCGTCATTATTGGACGTGCCCTCTACACAGGGGATGTTGTGCTGAAAGAGGCGGTACGCGCCGTGGGGAACGGACGCTGGCAGGATGTGCCCCCCGACTTGGGTTCCTCTGCCTTTGCGTAGGCGATCGTCCCTGTTGCAAAACCCGAATTAAGTCATAAAATTGCGCTCCATGCGAACCATAGAGCGCAAAGAGCTTTTATTGCAACCAAAGAAAGATTTGGTTAGGACAGGGTTCAGGGGTTTCACCCCTGCGTGGGGGCACTGTCCCCATCCCCCCTTTGTCCTCGCTGTCTCTTCTACTGCTAACTGCTACATATAGCGTTCCTACATGATTTATGAAAAAGATGAGTTGTGAAATGTGCGCCCCGACGGGGCGCACATTTCACAATCCAAATAGGATTGCTATAAATAGGATTGCTATATAAGGATGAATTCTAAGCGCTAATCGGCTTGTATACGCGATCGCGCGTCGCCACCACCCCTTCAATTAAGCGATCCATATCTTCGCGAGTATGCAGCGCATTGGAGGTAATCCGCAGACGCGGCTTGGCAATAAACCAAATGGGGGAAATCCACAGTCCGTAGTCGTTCATCAACGTCCGTGCAAACACTTTGGGGTTCACTTCTGGTGGCAAAAGCACCGGAACGACGTTCGTTTCACCGATCGCCTCAAATCCATTCTCTGCAAGGCGCGATCGCAGATACTTGGTATTGTCATGCAAACGCTTCACCAACTCTGGAGACTGACGCAGCTGACGAATGCTTTCCAACGCGGCTGCCGTGGTGGGGGCAGGCAACGAAATCGTGCCGATTGAGGTGGGCGATACGTTGAGTAGTGGAATCAGCTCTGAGACATGGGAGCTAATCGCCGCTCCCGCTGAAGCGGCAAACTTCGAGAAGGTGGTCATAATCAGTGGAGTGACACCCCGCTCAATGGCATCTTGGGGCGTCATCCCAAAGTACTCATAAATGCCGCGCCCGGTAGCACCCAATGCCCCACTGGCATGGGCTTCATCCATTACCAAAACGCTGCCCTCGTAGTTCGACATAATGTCGATCATTTCCGGCAGAGGCGCAATGTCTCCGTCCATTGAGAACACGGCATCGGAAATCACCATCACCCGATCATCTGGGCGAATGTAGCGCTTCATCTTGCGGGCGAGATCATCCATATCACAGTGGCGATAGGCACGCACCCGCACCTGAGGACTATGGCCGAACAATTTGCCAGAGCGGGTTCCCGCATTGGCGATCGCCGATACGATGCAGCCGTGATTCAACACATCGGTGAAGATAATCGTTTCGCGTGTGTGCTGAAATCCGGGTACTGGAATAGCTAGATGGCAAAACGCATCCATCAGCGCTTGCAGTGCCATCCACGCATTCAAAAAGAGCTGGGTATGCTGCAGATGCTTAAACTCAGAAATTTCTTTTTCCAACTGCCGATGCAGATCAATCCGTCCGCTGAGTACGGAGCAAGAGCTGTTCGAGGTTCCATACTGCAAAATAGCGTCAATGGCAGCTTGTTGAACGGCTGGATTGTGCACAAGTCCCAACACATCATTCGTACAGAATGTCAGGACAGTACGGCGTTCCCCCGTTGATGCGTCTTCAATATCAACGAGATTCCCTTTCTTGCCATGACAAATGTACTCGTCTGGGTCAAGGCCGCTCTCGTACCAACGCTGAACATATTCTTTAACGACTTGCACAGTTTACTCCCCTCACCATATGTTTTGATTCTCTGATGGCCCATGAAACGGGTTTTGAACAATTACCCCACTGAGCGCCCCGGATAACTCTAACCCCAAAATCCTGCCGTCTTCAAACCAGCGCATCGGACTTAGATGATGCCTGATCGGCTTGAAAAATGGGCGAACCAGACAATTGACTTGATTGTTGCATAAATTGTTCATACTGCCGAACCATTAGTCGCTGCAGAGCAATAATTGCTGGATTAATCTCTACATAACGCCTAGAGGGATTATCCAGATAGACAGCCTGCTCACTTTCCATCATTTCTATATCTTGATTCAGAAATGGTCGCAGCATAAAGCGCTGAATTACCCAACTCAGAGCAGGCTTAATCGGCTGAATCAGCCATGACGGTAGATTAACGCGGAAAAAAAATAGGGCAAACGAGCGACTTTCTGCAACGTCTACCGGAAGCCGCATCAGGTAGACCGACGACACTCCCTGGAGTGTGCTTTTGTAGTGGGGATAGAGATACTGAATGGTGACGGGTAATGTTGTAACCTCGTCGGCGCTCTCACTCAAGCCTAGAAACTTAGCCAGGTGACCTTTATAGGACACTTGGTACTCGGCTCGAATTGAAGCGTCCGTTGCCTTCAAATCCAAGAGCACAGGGTTAAACCACCCTTGCAAATCCTGATGCAGTTCCCCATGGAACACATCCATTGCGTTTTCATTGCAGACAGTGAAATGGGCGTTGAAATGAGCGGTAATGGGCACCATGACCCACTGATCATCACCGTACTCATCCACCTCAATCAGCGGCTGCTGCGCTGCTAAAGATGGATCACCAGGAAAGACCCAAATCAAACCGTACTTTTCCTGAATGGGATAGCGGCGAGCTTGGGCACAGGGAAGCTTTTGGCTTTCGGGAAGGTAGGGAATGCGAACGCACTCTCCTGTATTGCCATCAAATTCCCAGCCATGGTACGGACAGGCAATATGTTCCCCTCGAACCTTACCCCGGTGGAGTTCAACCCCCCGATGGGGACAAGCATTCTCCAGCGCGTGCAGGACACCATGGTCATCGCGATAAATGGCGATCGCCTGCTTCCAAACCTTGACTGATTGGATTTGTCCAGGTTTGAGCTGGTTTGCCCAGCCCGCAGGATACCAATAGTTGGGATTGATACCCACAGTTCGGACAACGTTTTGGACGGTATGACCGTTTAATGTTGTCGTCAGATCCATACGCACACCGACCCTGTACCCGTTACTTCTACAACAGTGCTATGCAAGACACCAAAACAGTTTAGTATCAATTTGTAAAAATCGGGCAATGTTTATTCCGCATGGCAAACTGTCACACATATCCCCTTGGGACTGCGCTGCCCGTGTCAACCCTAGTAGGCTGACATCTGCCTTGACGCTACACCACGCTTGGCAGAGATTACACTCAGTTTTGCCTACAGGAGAGGCATTGGAACAGAAACTCCGATTGTAGAGGCCGCCATTGGCGATCGCCAATACATCATGCCCTACTTCGTATACATCAAGCTTTGACCCCTCAATTCCCAAAAAAGTTTCCGGTCGGAGGGGATAACACCCGAAAATCTGGTCAGGAGCGATGATACCCAGTGTTCTGCAAAATCGATTTGGCTCGATAAAGCTGTTCCACCAGAAATAATCGCGCCATCTCGTGGGTA
The sequence above is drawn from the Synechococcales cyanobacterium T60_A2020_003 genome and encodes:
- the hisA gene encoding 1-(5-phosphoribosyl)-5-[(5-phosphoribosylamino)methylideneamino]imidazole-4-carboxamide isomerase encodes the protein MDVIPAIDLLEGRCVRLYQGDYEQSEVFDENPVAVAQQWEAQGAARLHLVDLDGAKVGHPVNWAAIEAIVQAVSIPVEVGGGLRDYQSVANLLALGVRWAILGTVAVEQSALVEELCQEFPGQIIVGIDARNGKVATRGWLETSEVDAIELAQRMTDMGVAAIIYTDIHRDGTLQGPNQQALRELASAISTPVIASGGVSSLTDVLGLLALEPVGVSGVIIGRALYTGDVVLKEAVRAVGNGRWQDVPPDLGSSAFA
- a CDS encoding aromatic ring-hydroxylating dioxygenase subunit alpha; protein product: MDLTTTLNGHTVQNVVRTVGINPNYWYPAGWANQLKPGQIQSVKVWKQAIAIYRDDHGVLHALENACPHRGVELHRGKVRGEHIACPYHGWEFDGNTGECVRIPYLPESQKLPCAQARRYPIQEKYGLIWVFPGDPSLAAQQPLIEVDEYGDDQWVMVPITAHFNAHFTVCNENAMDVFHGELHQDLQGWFNPVLLDLKATDASIRAEYQVSYKGHLAKFLGLSESADEVTTLPVTIQYLYPHYKSTLQGVSSVYLMRLPVDVAESRSFALFFFRVNLPSWLIQPIKPALSWVIQRFMLRPFLNQDIEMMESEQAVYLDNPSRRYVEINPAIIALQRLMVRQYEQFMQQSSQLSGSPIFQADQASSKSDALV
- a CDS encoding aminotransferase class I/II-fold pyridoxal phosphate-dependent enzyme; the encoded protein is MQVVKEYVQRWYESGLDPDEYICHGKKGNLVDIEDASTGERRTVLTFCTNDVLGLVHNPAVQQAAIDAILQYGTSNSSCSVLSGRIDLHRQLEKEISEFKHLQHTQLFLNAWMALQALMDAFCHLAIPVPGFQHTRETIIFTDVLNHGCIVSAIANAGTRSGKLFGHSPQVRVRAYRHCDMDDLARKMKRYIRPDDRVMVISDAVFSMDGDIAPLPEMIDIMSNYEGSVLVMDEAHASGALGATGRGIYEYFGMTPQDAIERGVTPLIMTTFSKFAASAGAAISSHVSELIPLLNVSPTSIGTISLPAPTTAAALESIRQLRQSPELVKRLHDNTKYLRSRLAENGFEAIGETNVVPVLLPPEVNPKVFARTLMNDYGLWISPIWFIAKPRLRITSNALHTREDMDRLIEGVVATRDRVYKPISA
- a CDS encoding cation-translocating P-type ATPase, whose translation is MTVTPDSAIAPVASSTSITLDVGGMKCAGCVKVVENELCQHPGVLSATVNLVTEMALVECGEEVDPQAIAARLTEAGFPSQPHQDLDTETGDRATDWEERQQQERQTQLRQVAIAGVLLVLSAIGHLDHFGWVRIPVLSSIWFHFGLATLALSIPGRSIMVDGWRSLGRNAPNMNTLIALGTGTAYVTSTVALLVPQLGWECFFDEPVMLLGFILLGRTLEQQARHRAASALHALVALKPSMARLIDSTWTDSPLTPTATEVPAATVAVGTWLQVLPGDKMPVDGEVVAGQTTVDESMVTGESMPVLKQPGDAVVAGSLNQSGAIAIKATRVGRETTLAQIIHLVETAQTRKAPIQTLADEVAGYFTYGVMTIAALTF